The Solanum lycopersicum chromosome 6, SLM_r2.1 genome has a window encoding:
- the TRM17/20A gene encoding uncharacterized protein TRM17/20A isoform X5, whose translation MNGFQNGKNCNLDKPFPGCLGRMVNLFDLNSGVTGNKLLTDKPHGSLSRSQSDVVRMYPSGNQIEEKMIVSDLKRNSSNRKSNGTPMKMLIAQEMSKEIDSSQNPPSLVAKLMGLDAFPTRKSVSATQSHFGGHSRSHTDSSFSYCPHENGSLMEEMHQEFHQCPEENEYKDVYEVWQQPTKINCVRSKSPQKARHDETSIDKKVAFVRQKFIEAKCLSIDGNLRQSKEFQEALDVLSSNTDLFLKFLQEPNPMFSQQLQKLKSVPPPPETKRITVLRPTKMVDNSRFGESGNKNEKEMKRATQVGQGNRVDESHCPVSPPAPGWNDENPAQPTRIVVLKPSLTKTRNCMAASSPPSASPRVSEAEMKYVNIEDNEAQDSGEVALSQKMHENLGGHRRDETLFSSMSSNGYIGDESSFNKSENEYVAGNLSDSEVISPVSRHSWDYINRFVEPYSCSSLSRASYSPESSVSREAKKRLSERWAMVSSNGSFPEQRHLRRRSSTLGEMLALSDTKHAGGMEQEISKEEPGTSYSNLMNNSNCDEGIDESPRNLLRSKSVPVSSSEFGTLLNADVPGHETGKPNLPEETTKPRSTKLSLKNLLFSRNRKPSKDNGRHLQSNNEVQSGVKSSYCPAKVDLGREFSSADLHKSPGKLVSQNSFGEQGIISPEQVGLFVSKSLPLENQCESQDEPSPISALDTTFEEDEHSACISFGRTKPDHGKSCGELSVDPIRCNLIDKSPPIGSIARTLSWNDSCIDTASSVPLRPFLSTWRTEEEEKEWFSFVQTLLTVAGLDEVQSDAFLLMWHSTESPLDPSLREKYVDLHEKNTLHEARRRQRRSTRKLVFDCVNAALMEIAGYGPDTCQRAIPHNGVSNNLPEGAKLILVDQVWTRMKEWFSSEVKCLSGDDDEDGNSLVVDGLVMKEVVGKGWLQHLRLEIDNVGTEIERELLAELVHESVIELTGRA comes from the exons ATGAATGGGTTTCAGAATGGCAAAAATTGCAATCTTGATAAACCTTTTCCAGGATGCTTGGGACGAATGGTGAACCTTTTCGATTTAAATTCTGGGGTGACAGGAAACAAGCTTCTTACAGATAAACCACATG GCTCTCTTTCGAGGAGCCAATCAGATGTTGTCAGGATGTATCCTTCTGGGAATCAAATAGAGGAAAAAATG ATTGTTTCAGATTTGAAGAGAAACAGTTCAAACAGGAAATCAAATGGAACACCAATGAAGATGCTTATAGCCCAGGAAATGTCCAAGGAAATAGATTCTAGTCAGAACCCACCTAGTCTTGTTGCCAAGTTGATGGGCCTTGATGCTTTTCCAACTCGAAAGTCTGTTTCAGCCACACAAAGTCATTTTGGAGGTCATTCTCGATCTCATACTGATTCCTCTTTCAGTTATTGCCCGCACGAAAACGGATCTTTGATGGAAGAAATGCATCAGGAATTTCATCAATGCCCAGAAGAGAATGAATATAAAGATGTCTATGAAGTTTGGCAGCAACCCACAAAGATAAACTGTGTGAGAAGCAAATCTCCCCAAAAGGCAAGACATGACGAAACCAGTATTGACAAGAAGGTAGCTTTTGTTCGTCAGAAGTTCATTGAAGCTAAATGCTTATCTATAGATGGAAATCTTCGCCAGTCTAAGGAATTCCAAGAAGCATTGGACGTTTTAAGTTCCAACACAGATTTATTTCTCAAGTTTCTGCAAGAACCCAATCCAATGTTTTCGCAGCAGTTACAAAAGTTGAAATCCGTACCTCCTCCTCCTGAGACAAAACGAATAACTGTTCTTAGACCAACAAAGATGGTGGATAATAGTAGATTTGGTGAATCAggaaacaaaaatgaaaaagagatgAAGAGAGCCACCCAGGTGGGTCAGGGAAACAGGGTAGACGAAAGCCATTGTCCGGTTTCCCCTCCTGCACCAGGGTGGAATGATGAAAATCCTGCTCAGCCGACAAGGATTGTGGTGTTGAAACCAAGTCTTACCAAGACACGCAACTGCATGGCTGCAAGTTCTCCACCTTCAGCATCACCGAGAGTATCAGAAgctgaaatgaagtatgtaaacATAGAGGATAATGAAGCTCAGGATTCAGGAGAAGTGGCCTTATCACAGAAGATGCATGAAAACCTTGGTGGACACAGAAGGGATGAAACCTTGTTTTCTTCTATGTCTTCCAATGGCTACATTGGTGATGAAAGTTCATTTAACAAGTCTGAAAATGAGTATGTTGCAGGAAATCTCAGTGATTCAGAAGTCATATCACCAGTTTCTAGGCACTCCTGGGATTACATTAATAGATTTGTCGAGCCTTATTCCTGCTCCTCCTTGAGCCGTGCATCTTATTCCCCAGAATCTTCGGTTTCTAGAGAAGCCAAGAAGCGACTTTCGGAGAGATGGGCAATGGTGTCCTCTAATGGAAGTTTTCCGGAACAAAGACATCTTCGAAGAAGGTCCAGTACATTAGGTGAGATGCTTGCTCTTTCTGACACAAAGCATGCTGGAGGAATGGAGCAGGAGATTAGCAAAGAAGAGCCTGGAACTTCATATTCCAACTTGATGAATAATTCCAATTGTGATGAAGGCATTGATGAGTCACCAAGGAACCTCTTGAGGTCTAAATCTGTTCCTGTATCTTCGTCTGAATTCGGTACGCTGTTGAATGCAGATGTTCCAGGTCATGAGACAGGAAAACCCAACCTTCCTGAAGAGACAACAAAACCAAGAAGCACAAAATTGTCACTGAAAAATCTGTTGTTCTCAAGGAACAGAAAACCAAGCAAAGACAACGGACGCCATCTGCAATCCAACAATGAAGTGCAGTCTGGCGTTAAGTCTTCATATTGTCCTGCAAAAGTTGATCTGGGACGTGAGTTCTCGTCAGCTGATCTTCATAAATCACCAGGCAAACTAGTTTCCCAGAATTCCTTTGGGGAGCAAGGCATAATTTCTCCTGAG CAGGTTGGCCTGTTTGTATCAAAATCTTTGCCCTTGGAAAATCAATGTGAGAGCCAGGACGAACCTAGTCCAATATCTGCTTTGGATACAACGTTTGAAGAGGATGAACATTCAGCATGTATATCCTTTGGCAGGACGAAGCCAGATCATGGTAAATCAT GTGGTGAGTTGTCTGTTGACCCTATAAGGTGCAATCTGATTGACAAATCTCCTCCAATAGGATCAATTGCTCGTACTCTGTCATGGAACGATTCCTGCATAGATACGGCCAGTTCAGTTCCTTTAAGACCATTTTTATCCACTTGGCGGAcagaggaagaagaaaaagaatggtTCTCTTTTGTTCAAACATTATTAACGGTGGCTGGCCTTGATGAAGTGCAATCAGATGCCTTCTTATTGATGTGGCATTCGACTGAAAGCCCTTTGGATCCTTCTCTTAGAGAAAAGTATGTCGATCTGCATGAGAAGAATACACTACACGAAGCCAGGCGAAGACAAAGGAGATCAACGCGAAAACTTGTGTTTGATTGTGTAAATGCTGCACTGATGGAAATCGCAGGATATGGGCCAGACACTTGCCAAAGAGCCATACCCCATAATGGGGTCAGTAATAATCTCCCAGAAGGAGCTAAATTGATATTGGTGGACCAAGTGTGGACCCGAATGAAGGAGTGGTTTTCTAGTGAGGTGAAATGTCTCTctggtgatgatgatgaggacGGAAACAGCCTGGTGGTAGATGGACTGGTGATGAAGGAGGTTGTGGGGAAGGGTTGGCTTCAACATTTGAGGTTAGAGATAGACAATGTTGGAACGGAAATTGAAAGGGAGTTGCTGGCAGAGCTTGTTCATGAATCCGTCATTGAATTGACAGGTAGAGCGTGA
- the TRM17/20A gene encoding uncharacterized protein TRM17/20A isoform X1, which translates to MLIFSFRTLLCREMTGGEMNGFQNGKNCNLDKPFPGCLGRMVNLFDLNSGVTGNKLLTDKPHGSLSRSQSDVVRMYPSGNQIEEKMIVSDLKRNSSNRKSNGTPMKMLIAQEMSKEIDSSQNPPSLVAKLMGLDAFPTRKSVSATQSHFGGHSRSHTDSSFSYCPHENGSLMEEMHQEFHQCPEENEYKDVYEVWQQPTKINCVRSKSPQKARHDETSIDKKVAFVRQKFIEAKCLSIDGNLRQSKEFQEALDVLSSNTDLFLKFLQEPNPMFSQQLQKLKSVPPPPETKRITVLRPTKMVDNSRFGESGNKNEKEMKRATQVGQGNRVDESHCPVSPPAPGWNDENPAQPTRIVVLKPSLTKTRNCMAASSPPSASPRVSEAEMKYVNIEDNEAQDSGEVALSQKMHENLGGHRRDETLFSSMSSNGYIGDESSFNKSENEYVAGNLSDSEVISPVSRHSWDYINRFVEPYSCSSLSRASYSPESSVSREAKKRLSERWAMVSSNGSFPEQRHLRRRSSTLGEMLALSDTKHAGGMEQEISKEEPGTSYSNLMNNSNCDEGIDESPRNLLRSKSVPVSSSEFGTLLNADVPGHETGKPNLPEETTKPRSTKLSLKNLLFSRNRKPSKDNGRHLQSNNEVQSGVKSSYCPAKVDLGREFSSADLHKSPGKLVSQNSFGEQGIISPEQVGLFVSKSLPLENQCESQDEPSPISALDTTFEEDEHSACISFGRTKPDHGKSCGELSVDPIRCNLIDKSPPIGSIARTLSWNDSCIDTASSVPLRPFLSTWRTEEEEKEWFSFVQTLLTVAGLDEVQSDAFLLMWHSTESPLDPSLREKYVDLHEKNTLHEARRRQRRSTRKLVFDCVNAALMEIAGYGPDTCQRAIPHNGVSNNLPEGAKLILVDQVWTRMKEWFSSEVKCLSGDDDEDGNSLVVDGLVMKEVVGKGWLQHLRLEIDNVGTEIERELLAELVHESVIELTGRA; encoded by the exons ATGTTAATTTTCAGTTTCCGGACACTTCTTTGCCGTGAAATGACAG GTGGTGAGATGAATGGGTTTCAGAATGGCAAAAATTGCAATCTTGATAAACCTTTTCCAGGATGCTTGGGACGAATGGTGAACCTTTTCGATTTAAATTCTGGGGTGACAGGAAACAAGCTTCTTACAGATAAACCACATG GCTCTCTTTCGAGGAGCCAATCAGATGTTGTCAGGATGTATCCTTCTGGGAATCAAATAGAGGAAAAAATG ATTGTTTCAGATTTGAAGAGAAACAGTTCAAACAGGAAATCAAATGGAACACCAATGAAGATGCTTATAGCCCAGGAAATGTCCAAGGAAATAGATTCTAGTCAGAACCCACCTAGTCTTGTTGCCAAGTTGATGGGCCTTGATGCTTTTCCAACTCGAAAGTCTGTTTCAGCCACACAAAGTCATTTTGGAGGTCATTCTCGATCTCATACTGATTCCTCTTTCAGTTATTGCCCGCACGAAAACGGATCTTTGATGGAAGAAATGCATCAGGAATTTCATCAATGCCCAGAAGAGAATGAATATAAAGATGTCTATGAAGTTTGGCAGCAACCCACAAAGATAAACTGTGTGAGAAGCAAATCTCCCCAAAAGGCAAGACATGACGAAACCAGTATTGACAAGAAGGTAGCTTTTGTTCGTCAGAAGTTCATTGAAGCTAAATGCTTATCTATAGATGGAAATCTTCGCCAGTCTAAGGAATTCCAAGAAGCATTGGACGTTTTAAGTTCCAACACAGATTTATTTCTCAAGTTTCTGCAAGAACCCAATCCAATGTTTTCGCAGCAGTTACAAAAGTTGAAATCCGTACCTCCTCCTCCTGAGACAAAACGAATAACTGTTCTTAGACCAACAAAGATGGTGGATAATAGTAGATTTGGTGAATCAggaaacaaaaatgaaaaagagatgAAGAGAGCCACCCAGGTGGGTCAGGGAAACAGGGTAGACGAAAGCCATTGTCCGGTTTCCCCTCCTGCACCAGGGTGGAATGATGAAAATCCTGCTCAGCCGACAAGGATTGTGGTGTTGAAACCAAGTCTTACCAAGACACGCAACTGCATGGCTGCAAGTTCTCCACCTTCAGCATCACCGAGAGTATCAGAAgctgaaatgaagtatgtaaacATAGAGGATAATGAAGCTCAGGATTCAGGAGAAGTGGCCTTATCACAGAAGATGCATGAAAACCTTGGTGGACACAGAAGGGATGAAACCTTGTTTTCTTCTATGTCTTCCAATGGCTACATTGGTGATGAAAGTTCATTTAACAAGTCTGAAAATGAGTATGTTGCAGGAAATCTCAGTGATTCAGAAGTCATATCACCAGTTTCTAGGCACTCCTGGGATTACATTAATAGATTTGTCGAGCCTTATTCCTGCTCCTCCTTGAGCCGTGCATCTTATTCCCCAGAATCTTCGGTTTCTAGAGAAGCCAAGAAGCGACTTTCGGAGAGATGGGCAATGGTGTCCTCTAATGGAAGTTTTCCGGAACAAAGACATCTTCGAAGAAGGTCCAGTACATTAGGTGAGATGCTTGCTCTTTCTGACACAAAGCATGCTGGAGGAATGGAGCAGGAGATTAGCAAAGAAGAGCCTGGAACTTCATATTCCAACTTGATGAATAATTCCAATTGTGATGAAGGCATTGATGAGTCACCAAGGAACCTCTTGAGGTCTAAATCTGTTCCTGTATCTTCGTCTGAATTCGGTACGCTGTTGAATGCAGATGTTCCAGGTCATGAGACAGGAAAACCCAACCTTCCTGAAGAGACAACAAAACCAAGAAGCACAAAATTGTCACTGAAAAATCTGTTGTTCTCAAGGAACAGAAAACCAAGCAAAGACAACGGACGCCATCTGCAATCCAACAATGAAGTGCAGTCTGGCGTTAAGTCTTCATATTGTCCTGCAAAAGTTGATCTGGGACGTGAGTTCTCGTCAGCTGATCTTCATAAATCACCAGGCAAACTAGTTTCCCAGAATTCCTTTGGGGAGCAAGGCATAATTTCTCCTGAG CAGGTTGGCCTGTTTGTATCAAAATCTTTGCCCTTGGAAAATCAATGTGAGAGCCAGGACGAACCTAGTCCAATATCTGCTTTGGATACAACGTTTGAAGAGGATGAACATTCAGCATGTATATCCTTTGGCAGGACGAAGCCAGATCATGGTAAATCAT GTGGTGAGTTGTCTGTTGACCCTATAAGGTGCAATCTGATTGACAAATCTCCTCCAATAGGATCAATTGCTCGTACTCTGTCATGGAACGATTCCTGCATAGATACGGCCAGTTCAGTTCCTTTAAGACCATTTTTATCCACTTGGCGGAcagaggaagaagaaaaagaatggtTCTCTTTTGTTCAAACATTATTAACGGTGGCTGGCCTTGATGAAGTGCAATCAGATGCCTTCTTATTGATGTGGCATTCGACTGAAAGCCCTTTGGATCCTTCTCTTAGAGAAAAGTATGTCGATCTGCATGAGAAGAATACACTACACGAAGCCAGGCGAAGACAAAGGAGATCAACGCGAAAACTTGTGTTTGATTGTGTAAATGCTGCACTGATGGAAATCGCAGGATATGGGCCAGACACTTGCCAAAGAGCCATACCCCATAATGGGGTCAGTAATAATCTCCCAGAAGGAGCTAAATTGATATTGGTGGACCAAGTGTGGACCCGAATGAAGGAGTGGTTTTCTAGTGAGGTGAAATGTCTCTctggtgatgatgatgaggacGGAAACAGCCTGGTGGTAGATGGACTGGTGATGAAGGAGGTTGTGGGGAAGGGTTGGCTTCAACATTTGAGGTTAGAGATAGACAATGTTGGAACGGAAATTGAAAGGGAGTTGCTGGCAGAGCTTGTTCATGAATCCGTCATTGAATTGACAGGTAGAGCGTGA
- the TRM17/20A gene encoding uncharacterized protein TRM17/20A isoform X9, with translation MLFQLESLFQPHKVILEEFHQCPEENEYKDVYEVWQQPTKINCVRSKSPQKARHDETSIDKKVAFVRQKFIEAKCLSIDGNLRQSKEFQEALDVLSSNTDLFLKFLQEPNPMFSQQLQKLKSVPPPPETKRITVLRPTKMVDNSRFGESGNKNEKEMKRATQVGQGNRVDESHCPVSPPAPGWNDENPAQPTRIVVLKPSLTKTRNCMAASSPPSASPRVSEAEMKYVNIEDNEAQDSGEVALSQKMHENLGGHRRDETLFSSMSSNGYIGDESSFNKSENEYVAGNLSDSEVISPVSRHSWDYINRFVEPYSCSSLSRASYSPESSVSREAKKRLSERWAMVSSNGSFPEQRHLRRRSSTLGEMLALSDTKHAGGMEQEISKEEPGTSYSNLMNNSNCDEGIDESPRNLLRSKSVPVSSSEFGTLLNADVPGHETGKPNLPEETTKPRSTKLSLKNLLFSRNRKPSKDNGRHLQSNNEVQSGVKSSYCPAKVDLGREFSSADLHKSPGKLVSQNSFGEQGIISPEQVGLFVSKSLPLENQCESQDEPSPISALDTTFEEDEHSACISFGRTKPDHGKSCGELSVDPIRCNLIDKSPPIGSIARTLSWNDSCIDTASSVPLRPFLSTWRTEEEEKEWFSFVQTLLTVAGLDEVQSDAFLLMWHSTESPLDPSLREKYVDLHEKNTLHEARRRQRRSTRKLVFDCVNAALMEIAGYGPDTCQRAIPHNGVSNNLPEGAKLILVDQVWTRMKEWFSSEVKCLSGDDDEDGNSLVVDGLVMKEVVGKGWLQHLRLEIDNVGTEIERELLAELVHESVIELTGRA, from the exons ATGCTTTTCCAACTCGAAAGTCTGTTTCAGCCACACAAAGTCATTTTGGAG GAATTTCATCAATGCCCAGAAGAGAATGAATATAAAGATGTCTATGAAGTTTGGCAGCAACCCACAAAGATAAACTGTGTGAGAAGCAAATCTCCCCAAAAGGCAAGACATGACGAAACCAGTATTGACAAGAAGGTAGCTTTTGTTCGTCAGAAGTTCATTGAAGCTAAATGCTTATCTATAGATGGAAATCTTCGCCAGTCTAAGGAATTCCAAGAAGCATTGGACGTTTTAAGTTCCAACACAGATTTATTTCTCAAGTTTCTGCAAGAACCCAATCCAATGTTTTCGCAGCAGTTACAAAAGTTGAAATCCGTACCTCCTCCTCCTGAGACAAAACGAATAACTGTTCTTAGACCAACAAAGATGGTGGATAATAGTAGATTTGGTGAATCAggaaacaaaaatgaaaaagagatgAAGAGAGCCACCCAGGTGGGTCAGGGAAACAGGGTAGACGAAAGCCATTGTCCGGTTTCCCCTCCTGCACCAGGGTGGAATGATGAAAATCCTGCTCAGCCGACAAGGATTGTGGTGTTGAAACCAAGTCTTACCAAGACACGCAACTGCATGGCTGCAAGTTCTCCACCTTCAGCATCACCGAGAGTATCAGAAgctgaaatgaagtatgtaaacATAGAGGATAATGAAGCTCAGGATTCAGGAGAAGTGGCCTTATCACAGAAGATGCATGAAAACCTTGGTGGACACAGAAGGGATGAAACCTTGTTTTCTTCTATGTCTTCCAATGGCTACATTGGTGATGAAAGTTCATTTAACAAGTCTGAAAATGAGTATGTTGCAGGAAATCTCAGTGATTCAGAAGTCATATCACCAGTTTCTAGGCACTCCTGGGATTACATTAATAGATTTGTCGAGCCTTATTCCTGCTCCTCCTTGAGCCGTGCATCTTATTCCCCAGAATCTTCGGTTTCTAGAGAAGCCAAGAAGCGACTTTCGGAGAGATGGGCAATGGTGTCCTCTAATGGAAGTTTTCCGGAACAAAGACATCTTCGAAGAAGGTCCAGTACATTAGGTGAGATGCTTGCTCTTTCTGACACAAAGCATGCTGGAGGAATGGAGCAGGAGATTAGCAAAGAAGAGCCTGGAACTTCATATTCCAACTTGATGAATAATTCCAATTGTGATGAAGGCATTGATGAGTCACCAAGGAACCTCTTGAGGTCTAAATCTGTTCCTGTATCTTCGTCTGAATTCGGTACGCTGTTGAATGCAGATGTTCCAGGTCATGAGACAGGAAAACCCAACCTTCCTGAAGAGACAACAAAACCAAGAAGCACAAAATTGTCACTGAAAAATCTGTTGTTCTCAAGGAACAGAAAACCAAGCAAAGACAACGGACGCCATCTGCAATCCAACAATGAAGTGCAGTCTGGCGTTAAGTCTTCATATTGTCCTGCAAAAGTTGATCTGGGACGTGAGTTCTCGTCAGCTGATCTTCATAAATCACCAGGCAAACTAGTTTCCCAGAATTCCTTTGGGGAGCAAGGCATAATTTCTCCTGAG CAGGTTGGCCTGTTTGTATCAAAATCTTTGCCCTTGGAAAATCAATGTGAGAGCCAGGACGAACCTAGTCCAATATCTGCTTTGGATACAACGTTTGAAGAGGATGAACATTCAGCATGTATATCCTTTGGCAGGACGAAGCCAGATCATGGTAAATCAT GTGGTGAGTTGTCTGTTGACCCTATAAGGTGCAATCTGATTGACAAATCTCCTCCAATAGGATCAATTGCTCGTACTCTGTCATGGAACGATTCCTGCATAGATACGGCCAGTTCAGTTCCTTTAAGACCATTTTTATCCACTTGGCGGAcagaggaagaagaaaaagaatggtTCTCTTTTGTTCAAACATTATTAACGGTGGCTGGCCTTGATGAAGTGCAATCAGATGCCTTCTTATTGATGTGGCATTCGACTGAAAGCCCTTTGGATCCTTCTCTTAGAGAAAAGTATGTCGATCTGCATGAGAAGAATACACTACACGAAGCCAGGCGAAGACAAAGGAGATCAACGCGAAAACTTGTGTTTGATTGTGTAAATGCTGCACTGATGGAAATCGCAGGATATGGGCCAGACACTTGCCAAAGAGCCATACCCCATAATGGGGTCAGTAATAATCTCCCAGAAGGAGCTAAATTGATATTGGTGGACCAAGTGTGGACCCGAATGAAGGAGTGGTTTTCTAGTGAGGTGAAATGTCTCTctggtgatgatgatgaggacGGAAACAGCCTGGTGGTAGATGGACTGGTGATGAAGGAGGTTGTGGGGAAGGGTTGGCTTCAACATTTGAGGTTAGAGATAGACAATGTTGGAACGGAAATTGAAAGGGAGTTGCTGGCAGAGCTTGTTCATGAATCCGTCATTGAATTGACAGGTAGAGCGTGA